The Lacticaseibacillus rhamnosus DNA window AATATAACAGTGACTGGAAGGAAAATAAGCGCTACTTCGAAATGACTCGCGGTATGGATAAAAGTTTTGGCTACAACCAATTCAGCCAATCTAAAGACTACATCACAACCGCCGCAGTCAAAAAGCTGATCGCAACACTCCATCCTAAACGTGGCCGCTTACTACTTAACGTCGGCCCCGATCGCTATGGCAACATTCCACCGTACCAGATGAAAATACTGCAGCAACTTAGCGATCGTTAACGCTCCAATCCAAAACGGATTAAACCGAGCTATGTTCAGTCATCACCACAACAAAAAACGCTAGGAACATCGGCCACAGTCAGACGATGCGATTCCTAGCGTTTTTTAATTCAGATTATTGAACCAGCCCTTCAGCAGTGTGCGCTTGATCATGGCGTTAAAACCAGTTAACTCAGCTGATTAATCGCCGCCCAGCTTGCCAATGCTTCTGGATGAAAGCCGCTCCAAGTAGCCAGCACATCCCCGGTCTCATCGTCACGCACACGGACAACCGGAAACCGATCATAACCATCCGCTCGAAACTTAACGACTTTCTGGGCACTCCAAGCACGTTTCAACGGATCTTCCGCACTCGTATCCACCAAGTTCGATTCACCGCGCTGATTCGTAGTGCGAAAATGCTGATGATGAGCCAGCAACCAGCGTTTCGTCAAGCGGCACGATTCGCACTGGGGCTTTTCATATACCACAAAGTGAATAGCCATACGCATTTCCTCCCTTACTCATGCTTATCCTCGATCTGGGTCTAAAGCGCATGTCTCATTTTGTTTCTACTATCCCTTATTCCGCCTATTTTTGCAATGTCAACTCATCAAATTCAGTGCGCACATGGCTGTTTGGAAACCAACCGTACCAGCATTTTCAAGAATGGCAAGCAGGTTCCCCTTGATACGCCGTTCGTTGCTCCTGGGCGAGCCACTTTTATAGGCATCTGATTATGATCATTCAACTAAGGCAGCCGCGACTTTTTCCAAAGCCTGAGTTGCCGCAAGCGGTAAGCGATCATACCCGTCAGCGACGGTTGCTTTATCGGCTAAAAACGTCAAGCGATCATCCAATCGTTGCCGTAATAAGGCCCGATAAGCCGAATTGCTAAAGTCCACCGCAAAATTCGGCAGGCTCAAATAGCGCATGGCAGGCAATGGGCCAAATGGTTTAAACGCCGCCGTCCCATCCACAATCGCAGCAATCGCATCCAATGTATCGCTTGGTTTGACTTTTTGTCCCTGAAAAAAACCGGTATTAAGAATGTAACAAGCCGTGCCGCGTTGCTGGAACAAATCATAGAAATCCTGATAATCCTCTCCCAGCGGATAACTACGAAAAGGATTGGCAAACGGTTCAATGACCAACTGTTCCCGATCGACATCGGCACGCACATTTTCGGCTGTGGAGCGTTTAGTGGCCAAAGTTGCCCCAAAGGCTGCGGCTAAGCTTGGATCCTCCACTTTGACAACCGGTGGTAAAGCATCGTCTTTCATGATCCAGAAAATAGCGTCAACGCTCTCCACCAAATGATCCACCCGATTAGGCGTCACATAACGCGATTTAACGGTCCGACCATTCCCGTTACGAATATCTTGGGTCACCAACGTCTTCTTACCGTGATCATCCAGCGTAACGCCAACATTTTGAACCGTTAGAAAATAACGCGTATTCGGGTCGCTCATTGGATAATCCTGGGTTTTATCAAAATATGCCGGTTCAAGCGCGGTGGTCGCACCGGTCTGCCGATCAATGACAAACGCATCATCGTGTAACACCTTAACCGGATACCGGTCACCATGACTGGTCAGGGTGATGGTGGACTTGCCGGAGCCTGACAAGCCAAACGCTGCCATCGTGAAGGTACCATCTTGTCGCTGATACTGCTTCATCCCGCCATGACAGGCAACAAAACCGTTTCGATGCGCGGTTGCCCAAGCCAGTGTCAGCGTTCCCTTCTTCAATTCGCCAAAATACCGCAAGCCTAAAATAATGGCGGCATTATGCAACGGATCAAAAATTGCCAAGCCGTCCGGATAATCCGGATGATGCCAGTCAGGATCAGCATAAAGATAAAGATCATCTTCCGGAAGCGGCCGCGACTGCTCATATTGCTGCGTTGCTTCAGGCGTTTTAATCTGAAAGTTCAGCAAATAAGTGTAAAGGTTGTTGGCGTAGGTTTCCGGCACCATCAAATGCGCCTCAACTGCGAAATCAGCCGACAAGCCAACAACCACATGTCCACTCAAAAATGATTTGCGTGTACCTGCAAAGACCGCCTCGCGTGCAATTTTCGTCAGCTCAGCAGTATCAACCCCGGGCTGGCCGATGATACGACGTGCGGCTGCCGTGCGCCCCACCACCTGTCCGTCATTTGCAACCAGAACGCGGGCATCTTCAGGCAATCCAAGCTCACTGGCATGTTGAACCGGCAAATCGGTTACGATGACACCAGGTGCTTTTTTAGCCAATGCATAGGCTGCCGCAATCGTCGTCACCGCCTGAACATTGTTACCATAAAAAGCTGTTTCGACCGTTGCCTTGAGCGCGGAAAAATAGCCGCTTGTTGCTGTCACATCACTGACTGGAAACTTCTGCTTACTCGTCATGGTTGCATCCCCCTAACCGCTCGGATTCTCCTCAAAATTCACCAAAAGAAAACCCGAACTTCATCCATTTGAAAAGGCTTTCACAACCTGATTATACAGACTTGTCGTAAACAACGCGAATTTTAAAATAGCCGCTGCAGCTAAAAATTAAGCCGTAAGCATCACCCAACAACCGTTACGGGTAGGGTTGGATAAATCCCGTCGCCTAAGCTTTACGCTGCTTGTTGGCCTGCATCACTTTAGCATGATCAATTAAAGGACAGCCAATATCTTCACACTGGCTGCAGCCGCCCGCTCTATTTTTACGGAAAAAGGTCCGGTACAAAACCACTGCAATCGTCAACACAACTAAGCTACCAATTATCCATGTTGCCATGTTCAAGACTCCTCGTATATTTAAATTACAACCAAGTTTTCTATCATGACTGGTTCAATAGCTCGCAGCCATTGCCGGTACTGGGCGCTTGAGCCACAAACCGTAAATGATGAGTCCTGCTGCAAGCCCTACTAATACGATGCTCAACCCACCTGCTTGGCCAGTGAAAATCAGGCTGCTTTGATAAACCAACATGGTCAACAAGTACGCCACCCCGGTTTGATAGCCAACAGCCCGCCATGTCCACCGCGCATCGCCAAATTCTTTATACATCGTTCCAATAGCCGCAAAACATGGCGCGCACAACAGGTTAAACATCAAAAATGCATACCCTGCCATCGCTGGATAAGTCGCGCGTAACGTCTGGGCAAAGCTCCCGGAACCACTAGCACCAAAACTAATGTGCAAGGTTCCGACGCAATTTTCTTTTGCAATCAAGCCGGCTAATGTAGCGACCGTTGCATGCCAATCACCAAAACCCAATGGCGCAAACAGCGGTGCCAATATGCCGCCGATTGCACGTAGCATACTGTGATTTTCCGGAACCATCTGCAAAGTGAAATTAAAGTTCGACAAAAACCACAACAAAACACATGACAGAAAAATAATCGTTCCAGCCTTATGCACAAATGCCCGTGCGCGCGACATCACACTGCGATAAAGGTTGGTCAGCCGGGGCAAATGATACGCTGGTAACTCCATCACAAATGGTGCAGGCGGTCCAGCAAACAAGGCGGTTTTCTTCAAGAAGATGCCGGAACAAACAACCGCGACAATCCCCATAAAGTACGCTGACGGCGCCCCCCAGCTATTGTTGGGGAAAAATGTGCCGCTCACCAATGCGATCACGGTTAATTTTGCCGAACATGGCATAAACGTGGTCAACATGATACTCATGCGTCGATCCTTTTCACTTTCAATAGTTCTGGTCGCCATAATTCCCGGAACGCCGCAGCCAGTCGCAATCAGGATCGGAATAAAACTCTTTCCGCTTAAATTGAAACGTCGGAACAACCGATCCATCACAAAAGCAATGCGCGCCATATAGCCACAGTCTTCAAGGATGCCCAGACACAAAAACAACATGATAATCTGAGGAAGAAAACCTAAAACCGACCCAATGCCACCGATTAAACCATCCACGATTAAACCGGATAACCATGGTGCAACTGCCCAGCTTTTCAACGTCCCGCCGACCACACTCGGAAGCCAGCTGCCAAACACCGTATCATTCAGATAATCGCTGCCTATGGTTCCAATCGTCTGAATTGAAAGATAATAAACCGCCCACATGACGACAACAAAGATCGGTAAAGCCAGATAGCGATTCGTCACAATCCGATCAATCCGATCACTCATCGACATCACAAAATCATCTTGATCGACCACACATGGCAATCACCCGCGCAATGAAGTCATATCGTGCGTTGACAATGATGCTGTCACTGGCGTCTTCAAAAATATGCTCCGCCGTATGTAAAATCTCCGTGACCTGTTTTTGCTCTGCAGGTGAAA harbors:
- a CDS encoding FeoB-associated Cys-rich membrane protein; the protein is MATWIIGSLVVLTIAVVLYRTFFRKNRAGGCSQCEDIGCPLIDHAKVMQANKQRKA
- a CDS encoding thioredoxin domain-containing protein, encoding MAIHFVVYEKPQCESCRLTKRWLLAHHQHFRTTNQRGESNLVDTSAEDPLKRAWSAQKVVKFRADGYDRFPVVRVRDDETGDVLATWSGFHPEALASWAAINQLS
- a CDS encoding phosphoenolpyruvate carboxykinase (ATP); translation: MTSKQKFPVSDVTATSGYFSALKATVETAFYGNNVQAVTTIAAAYALAKKAPGVIVTDLPVQHASELGLPEDARVLVANDGQVVGRTAAARRIIGQPGVDTAELTKIAREAVFAGTRKSFLSGHVVVGLSADFAVEAHLMVPETYANNLYTYLLNFQIKTPEATQQYEQSRPLPEDDLYLYADPDWHHPDYPDGLAIFDPLHNAAIILGLRYFGELKKGTLTLAWATAHRNGFVACHGGMKQYQRQDGTFTMAAFGLSGSGKSTITLTSHGDRYPVKVLHDDAFVIDRQTGATTALEPAYFDKTQDYPMSDPNTRYFLTVQNVGVTLDDHGKKTLVTQDIRNGNGRTVKSRYVTPNRVDHLVESVDAIFWIMKDDALPPVVKVEDPSLAAAFGATLATKRSTAENVRADVDREQLVIEPFANPFRSYPLGEDYQDFYDLFQQRGTACYILNTGFFQGQKVKPSDTLDAIAAIVDGTAAFKPFGPLPAMRYLSLPNFAVDFSNSAYRALLRQRLDDRLTFLADKATVADGYDRLPLAATQALEKVAAALVE